A stretch of the Tachysurus fulvidraco isolate hzauxx_2018 chromosome 18, HZAU_PFXX_2.0, whole genome shotgun sequence genome encodes the following:
- the LOC113637346 gene encoding interferon-induced protein 44-like, with amino-acid sequence MGWGQSKQSKPDPPKVFEQPWRNPDWNRSNLKSELSELLTFMENHQDIRQFRILLHGPVGAGKSCFVNSVMSVYKGRIVVRAAEETCAGKSCTKTYKTYKITDTDSVTLPFVLSDVMGLEDTKEDGIHPDDIINVLHGRVKEDYTFNPVSPLTDDDPNYIHEPSLNDKVHCLVSVVSAMTISLMTNEMIQKMKAVRQSALGLGIPHVVLMTKIDADVCPLVTKDLAEVYKSRKIKEKMQECSNRIGPPLKCIFPVSNYCEETEMDDKKDVLILSALKGIAGVVKDYFEGINI; translated from the exons ATGGGTTGGGGCCAATCAAAACAATCAAAACCAGATCCTCCGAAAG TCTTCGAGCAACCTTGGAGAAACCCAGACTGGAA CAGGAGCAATCTGAAATCTGAGTTAAGTGAACTTCTTACATTTATGGAAAACCACCAAGACATCAGGCAGTTCAGAATACTGCTTCATGGACCAGTTGGAGCTGGGAAGTCCTGCTTTGTGAACTCGGTGATGAGCGTATACAAGGGAAGAATTGTAGTCAGGGCAGCTGAGGAGACGTGTGCTGGAAAAAGCTGCACAAAAACA TACAAAACTTACAAAATCACTGACACCGATTCCGTCACCTTGCCGTTTGTCCTCAGTGATGTTATGGGTCTGGAGGATACTAAGGAAGATGGAATTCATCCTGATGATATCATTAATGTGCTGCATGGCCGTGTCAAAGAAGACTATACA TTTAATCCTGTTTCTCCACTGACTGATGATGATCCAAACTACATACATGAACCCAGTCTGAATGACAAAGTTCACTGTTTGGTTAGCGTAGTGTCTGCAATGACCATCTCCTTAATGACGAATGAGATGATTCAGAAGATGAAAGCTGTCAGACAATCTGCTCTCGGATTGG GCATCCCTCATGTGGTTCTGATGACAAAAATCGATGCTGATGTCTGCCCACTGGTTACAAAGGATCTAGCTGAGGTTTACAAAAGCAGGAAAATCAAAGAAaag ATGCAGGAATGCAGCAACCGAATTGGTCCACCACTGAAATGCATCTTCCCAGTGAGCAACTATTGTGAGGAGACTGAAATGGATGACAAAAAAGATGTGCTTATTCTGTCTGCATTAAAGGGAATTGCAGGAGTTGTTAAGGATTACTTTGAAGGCATAAACATCTGA